The Desulforamulus hydrothermalis Lam5 = DSM 18033 genome includes a window with the following:
- a CDS encoding SLC13 family permease — protein MEGNSQVIFATAVFLISYAIIISEKIHRTVVALFGAMILIIAGVLHQEEAVKAIDFNTIGLLVGMMIIVGITRRSGVFEYLAVKAAKQSKGEPLAIMVALSLITAVLSALLDNVTTVLLIVPVTFSIARALEINPMPILLAEVLASNIGGTATLIGDPPNIMIGSAVGLGFMDFVVNLAPVVIVIMVVTIYLLKWIYRKQFVVREELKRNIMAMNEKDEIKDPVLLKKSLFALAVTICGFLLHQYVHLESATIALFGAALLLLLTREEPEHALEAVEWPVIFFFAGLFILVGGLEEVGVIEWIAQKALELTGGELLTTGMLILWLSAIASAFVDNIPFVATMIPLIQDMGRLGGIANLDPLWWSLALGACLGGNGTIIGASANVVVAGMAEKQGIRFTFLGFMKVAFPLMLVSIIISSVYLYFFYLT, from the coding sequence GTGGAGGGAAACAGTCAAGTCATATTTGCAACCGCCGTTTTTTTAATTTCATACGCAATTATTATTTCCGAAAAAATTCACCGTACCGTGGTGGCTCTGTTTGGGGCCATGATCCTTATTATTGCCGGTGTGCTGCACCAGGAAGAGGCTGTTAAAGCCATTGATTTTAATACTATCGGCCTGCTGGTGGGTATGATGATTATTGTGGGTATTACCAGGCGCTCCGGCGTGTTTGAGTATCTGGCGGTCAAGGCCGCCAAGCAAAGCAAGGGCGAACCCCTGGCCATTATGGTGGCGCTGTCGCTTATTACTGCAGTATTGTCTGCCCTGCTGGACAACGTAACCACCGTGCTGTTAATTGTACCTGTAACCTTCTCCATTGCCCGGGCGCTGGAAATTAACCCGATGCCCATATTGCTGGCTGAGGTGCTGGCTTCCAACATCGGTGGAACCGCTACCCTCATCGGCGACCCGCCGAACATTATGATTGGTTCCGCCGTCGGCCTTGGTTTTATGGATTTTGTAGTTAACTTAGCTCCGGTTGTAATTGTTATTATGGTTGTCACTATTTATTTATTGAAGTGGATTTACCGCAAACAATTTGTGGTGCGGGAAGAATTAAAAAGAAATATTATGGCCATGAATGAAAAGGATGAAATTAAGGATCCTGTATTGCTTAAGAAATCGCTTTTTGCCTTGGCGGTTACCATTTGCGGTTTCTTGCTGCACCAGTATGTCCACCTGGAATCTGCCACCATTGCCCTGTTCGGCGCGGCCCTGCTGCTGCTGCTGACCAGGGAGGAACCGGAACACGCATTGGAAGCGGTGGAATGGCCTGTCATTTTCTTCTTTGCCGGCCTGTTTATTCTGGTAGGCGGCTTGGAAGAAGTGGGCGTTATTGAATGGATAGCTCAAAAGGCGCTGGAGTTAACCGGCGGGGAACTGCTCACCACCGGTATGCTGATCCTCTGGCTGTCGGCCATTGCTTCTGCCTTTGTGGACAATATCCCCTTTGTGGCCACCATGATTCCTTTGATCCAGGATATGGGCCGCTTGGGCGGCATTGCCAACCTGGATCCCCTGTGGTGGTCCTTGGCCCTGGGGGCCTGCCTGGGCGGCAACGGTACCATCATTGGTGCTTCAGCCAACGTGGTGGTGGCCGGTATGGCGGAAAAGCAGGGTATTCGCTTTACTTTCCTGGGCTTTATGAAAGTGGCCTTCCCGCTCATGCTGGTATCTATTATCATATCTTCTGTGTACCTGTACTTTTTCTACTTAACCTAA
- a CDS encoding SLC13 family permease produces the protein MAVNSELKRYFFVLLGFAILLLFYFMPPLNPAVDPMGKTFELSQAGKAGLGLFLLAGIWWVFEVIPIGVTSIAIGVLQPVFGIRPAKEAFRDFMDPTVMFILGSLLVGLAFTQCGITKRIAYKMLVIVGEDTRKILLGVFVLTALLTHVMAHTAVAGTMFPILMSILALYGGDLNKPSKFGKALFIGMAFAAGAGSICTLMGGARNPAAVGFYKEFTGQDVSFLQFSAALAPFGWVTVFLIFFLMITIFKPEKIKVPGLRQRAQQELAKLGPISKQEIFVLVVVALALCTLIFQKFIPALKGMDRSVPLLAAGLIFFITKVLTVKDLEKSIPWNIVLLFSGAMSIGFALWQTGAAEWMAVSWLSLIKDAPWLVFLLGISLLVLILTNFIMNVAAISICLPVALVIAKYLGVNPEIVLYSSVAMAGMPFLLLIGAAPNAIAYESKQFSTGEFFVTGIPASLAILAMVAIFSLTFWPIIGIPALVH, from the coding sequence ATGGCTGTGAACAGTGAATTAAAACGTTATTTCTTTGTACTTTTAGGTTTTGCAATCTTACTGTTGTTTTACTTTATGCCACCTTTAAATCCTGCGGTTGATCCTATGGGTAAAACCTTTGAACTGTCGCAAGCGGGCAAAGCAGGCTTGGGTCTGTTTTTGTTGGCCGGTATCTGGTGGGTGTTTGAAGTTATACCAATTGGTGTTACCAGTATTGCCATCGGTGTTTTGCAGCCGGTCTTCGGCATCCGGCCGGCTAAGGAGGCTTTTCGGGATTTTATGGACCCCACGGTGATGTTTATTTTAGGCTCTTTGCTGGTGGGGTTGGCCTTTACCCAGTGTGGCATAACGAAACGCATAGCTTATAAAATGCTGGTTATAGTGGGGGAAGATACTCGTAAAATCCTGTTGGGGGTTTTTGTGTTGACGGCCCTGTTAACTCACGTGATGGCCCATACTGCGGTAGCCGGCACCATGTTTCCCATTTTAATGTCTATTTTAGCCTTGTACGGCGGCGATCTGAACAAACCCAGTAAATTTGGTAAAGCTTTATTTATCGGCATGGCTTTTGCAGCCGGTGCGGGCAGTATTTGCACCTTGATGGGCGGCGCCCGCAACCCTGCGGCGGTTGGTTTTTACAAAGAATTTACCGGTCAAGACGTTAGCTTTTTGCAATTCTCTGCCGCTTTGGCTCCCTTTGGCTGGGTCACGGTCTTCCTGATCTTTTTCCTGATGATTACCATTTTTAAACCGGAAAAAATCAAAGTACCCGGTCTGCGCCAGCGGGCCCAGCAAGAGCTGGCTAAATTAGGCCCTATCAGCAAACAGGAAATTTTTGTCTTGGTCGTGGTAGCCCTTGCCTTGTGCACCTTGATTTTCCAAAAGTTTATTCCCGCCCTAAAGGGTATGGACCGTTCAGTTCCTTTGCTGGCAGCAGGGTTGATCTTCTTCATCACTAAAGTCCTTACTGTTAAAGACCTGGAAAAATCGATCCCCTGGAATATAGTATTGTTGTTCTCCGGGGCCATGAGTATCGGTTTTGCCCTGTGGCAAACCGGTGCTGCGGAATGGATGGCGGTCAGCTGGTTGTCTTTAATTAAGGATGCGCCCTGGTTGGTGTTCCTGCTGGGTATTTCACTGCTGGTATTGATCTTAACCAACTTTATTATGAATGTGGCAGCTATTTCCATCTGCCTGCCGGTGGCTCTGGTTATTGCCAAATACCTGGGAGTTAACCCGGAGATCGTGCTGTATTCATCAGTGGCCATGGCCGGTATGCCCTTCCTGCTGCTGATCGGTGCGGCACCCAACGCCATTGCTTATGAATCTAAACAATTCAGTACCGGCGAGTTCTTTGTAACCGGCATTCCGGCCAGTTTAGCCATCCTGGCCATGGTGGCCATCTTCTCTTTAACCTTCTGGCCCATTATCGGCATTCCTGCATTAGTACATTAA
- a CDS encoding WYL domain-containing protein: protein MAGKYLKKVKHNHTRNLETVLTEIKRHRGQGVSLAHLAVSCGVSTRQVYRYLNELQKLGYEILKVAPTETAETGGYTLRETENSLPNEMPLLNMLDELSQLSKQIAISRSFVKEFLFRLWLSKLGTVLPLNISVAGFNHADAVNASGQTVVLAARNDGDLEEIKIRVSPRVIGSVTERLATELIAKQRQKDGRYILLLKTYRAREMAGVLVQWGSEVEVLEPGWLRYRILENCKAVLHANRLRKTDKTLYSRPGRYMVIN, encoded by the coding sequence ATGGCCGGAAAATATTTAAAAAAAGTAAAACATAACCATACCCGTAATTTGGAAACAGTTTTAACAGAAATAAAACGGCATCGGGGTCAAGGAGTGTCCCTGGCCCACCTGGCTGTAAGTTGCGGGGTGAGCACCAGACAGGTATACCGTTACCTTAATGAATTACAAAAGTTAGGGTACGAAATTTTAAAGGTTGCGCCGACAGAGACGGCAGAAACCGGCGGGTATACGTTAAGAGAAACTGAAAACAGCCTGCCAAACGAAATGCCGTTGCTTAATATGTTGGATGAGTTGTCGCAGTTAAGCAAGCAAATAGCTATATCCAGGTCTTTTGTCAAAGAATTTTTATTTAGACTGTGGCTGAGCAAGCTGGGTACGGTGTTGCCTCTCAATATCTCCGTTGCGGGTTTTAATCATGCAGATGCTGTTAATGCAAGCGGACAAACAGTGGTGCTTGCTGCAAGAAATGATGGTGATTTGGAAGAAATTAAAATCAGAGTGTCCCCCAGAGTGATAGGCAGTGTAACCGAGAGATTGGCAACCGAACTTATAGCTAAACAACGGCAGAAGGATGGCCGGTATATTCTTTTGTTAAAAACATACCGGGCAAGAGAAATGGCCGGTGTTTTGGTGCAATGGGGCAGTGAAGTTGAGGTTTTAGAACCGGGATGGTTAAGATACCGCATTTTAGAAAATTGTAAAGCTGTTTTGCATGCTAACCGGCTGAGGAAAACGGACAAAACCTTATATTCCCGGCCCGGTAGATATATGGTTATTAATTAA
- a CDS encoding SulP family inorganic anion transporter: MNILKFVPILDTLKSYDKKDFKFDLVAALTVAVVALPQTMAYAMIAGVHPAYGLYAGIVLTIVASSFGSSHQLATGPTNAISLLIAAYMVPFAGQDNFFANLFLLTFLVGAIQFLMGVLRLGSLVNYVSHAVIVGFTAGAGIIIAMGQLNNLMGIKLPKGHLSSIDKVIICLQNIDKLNYVAFGLGIFTIAVIVICKKINKNLPGALLGVIFSVVLVMTLNLEKYGVKIVGQIPQAIPPLSQPNFSPKAIADLSAGALVIAIIGLVEAVSISKAIAAKTLQKIDPNQEFIGQGLANMVGGFFSCIAGSGSFTRSAITYQNGGRTRLAGVLVGVIMLLVLIFFAPYAKYIPNASLAGVIMVVAYSMIDKKALVKVLKTNRNDAAVLLVTMLTTIFAPELEQAIYAGVALSLILYLKDSGVAGVKTLAPVRVSDGRFVEQTINGENPSISIFQLEGNLYFGSASDLEKKLSDNYSDAKVFLIRFKGISVIDITALEVIESFINRAQSDGKRVMLSGVSPKIYRMLEKMHIIDHVGSNNVFMEEDEVFATSGKVLDEASSFVRNIGYSTQERTVRA; this comes from the coding sequence ATGAACATTTTAAAGTTTGTGCCGATTTTAGACACCTTGAAAAGCTACGACAAAAAAGACTTTAAATTTGATTTAGTTGCAGCACTTACGGTTGCTGTGGTGGCTTTGCCTCAAACCATGGCTTATGCCATGATTGCCGGTGTCCACCCGGCTTACGGCCTGTATGCAGGCATAGTTCTCACTATTGTTGCGTCTTCTTTTGGTAGTTCGCACCAGCTGGCCACCGGGCCAACTAATGCTATTTCGCTCTTGATTGCCGCATACATGGTGCCCTTTGCGGGACAGGATAATTTCTTTGCCAACTTGTTTTTACTGACCTTTTTGGTGGGTGCGATTCAATTTTTAATGGGAGTTTTGCGCTTGGGCTCTCTGGTTAACTATGTATCCCACGCAGTGATTGTTGGCTTTACTGCCGGTGCCGGTATAATCATTGCAATGGGCCAGCTTAATAACTTGATGGGAATCAAATTGCCCAAAGGTCACCTGTCCAGTATTGATAAAGTAATTATTTGTTTGCAAAACATTGATAAATTAAACTATGTGGCCTTTGGTTTGGGGATTTTTACTATTGCGGTAATTGTTATTTGTAAAAAAATAAATAAAAACCTACCCGGGGCACTGTTGGGAGTTATTTTTTCAGTGGTTTTGGTGATGACTCTTAATTTAGAAAAATACGGTGTTAAAATTGTGGGTCAAATTCCCCAGGCTATCCCGCCGCTAAGTCAACCCAACTTTAGTCCCAAAGCCATTGCTGATTTAAGTGCGGGCGCCCTGGTCATCGCAATTATAGGATTAGTAGAAGCGGTTTCTATCTCCAAGGCGATAGCGGCCAAAACCTTGCAGAAAATTGATCCTAACCAGGAGTTTATCGGTCAGGGATTGGCCAATATGGTTGGCGGTTTCTTCAGCTGTATCGCAGGCTCGGGTTCTTTTACCCGTTCCGCCATCACCTACCAAAACGGGGGGCGCACCCGGCTAGCCGGTGTACTGGTTGGTGTTATAATGCTGTTAGTGCTGATTTTCTTTGCCCCCTACGCCAAATATATTCCTAACGCCAGCTTAGCCGGCGTGATCATGGTTGTTGCTTACTCCATGATAGATAAAAAAGCACTGGTTAAAGTTTTAAAAACCAACCGTAACGATGCGGCTGTTTTGCTGGTAACCATGCTGACCACCATATTTGCTCCCGAGCTTGAACAGGCTATTTATGCCGGGGTGGCTCTGTCGCTGATCCTTTATTTGAAGGATTCCGGCGTAGCCGGTGTAAAAACCCTGGCACCGGTCAGGGTCAGTGACGGCAGGTTTGTGGAGCAGACCATTAACGGCGAAAATCCCTCAATATCAATTTTTCAGCTGGAAGGCAACCTGTATTTTGGCTCTGCTTCAGACCTGGAGAAGAAGTTATCAGATAATTATTCTGATGCAAAGGTATTCTTGATTCGTTTTAAGGGCATTTCTGTGATTGATATTACCGCTTTAGAAGTAATAGAATCATTTATTAACAGAGCTCAGAGTGACGGCAAGCGGGTAATGCTGTCCGGGGTTTCGCCTAAAATTTATCGGATGCTGGAGAAAATGCATATCATTGATCATGTGGGCAGCAACAATGTTTTCATGGAAGAAGATGAAGTATTTGCCACTTCGGGCAAAGTTCTTGATGAGGCCAGTTCTTTTGTAAGAAATATCGGATACTCTACCCAGGAAAGAACTGTCCGCGCCTAG
- a CDS encoding CBS domain-containing protein: protein MPGPKEKKVKHIMLPIQDYATVFLENSLRDAMFVLKCTFFAGCSAGSQAHRSVLVFDHNKKLVGTLSFRDIINSLKISRKALSEGFKYREGVFTSLCLLQAAKKVKEVMKPIGKVTVNVNDNILDAICLLMEENLELIPVEDKGQIVGMVRTVEIFKEVSELVEANGFS from the coding sequence ATGCCCGGCCCAAAAGAGAAAAAAGTAAAACACATTATGTTACCCATTCAAGACTATGCAACGGTTTTTTTGGAGAACTCTTTACGGGATGCCATGTTTGTCCTAAAATGTACTTTTTTTGCCGGTTGTTCAGCCGGGTCACAGGCTCATCGTTCAGTGCTGGTTTTTGATCATAATAAAAAACTGGTAGGAACTCTTAGTTTTCGCGATATTATCAATTCTTTAAAAATATCAAGAAAGGCCCTGAGTGAAGGTTTTAAGTATCGGGAAGGGGTTTTTACAAGTTTATGTCTTTTGCAGGCCGCTAAAAAGGTAAAAGAGGTGATGAAGCCGATAGGAAAAGTCACGGTCAATGTTAATGACAATATTTTGGATGCGATATGCCTGTTAATGGAAGAAAATCTAGAGTTGATACCGGTGGAGGATAAGGGACAAATTGTAGGGATGGTCAGAACGGTAGAGATTTTCAAAGAGGTAAGTGAGTTGGTGGAGGCTAACGGTTTTTCCTAA
- the ligD gene encoding non-homologous end-joining DNA ligase, translating to MVATAVTEVTLEGKQLKLSNLSKLIWPEGLTKAHLIKYYTDIAPFLLPHIKGRPLVMKRYPHGVSGEYFYHKECPDYAPEWMQTVSIRHSKKRVNYIVCHDTATLVWLANQGCIEMHAWLSRHPRVEYPDLAVIDLDPGRQAAFQDVLAVAEVVRQVLDYLGLLGFPKTSGAAGIHIFIPIRPVYTFREVTGAMEWLAGLVTRAVPDKATVTRALAAREPHKVYVDYLQNTRGKSMAWTYSLRPLPGAPVSTPVLWEEIEAGCIMPSDFTLNTVFCRLKELGDLHHDMFKQAQDLSQILSLTANS from the coding sequence TTGGTTGCCACCGCTGTTACAGAAGTAACCCTGGAAGGAAAACAACTTAAGCTCTCTAATTTAAGCAAGTTAATATGGCCGGAAGGCTTGACCAAAGCTCATTTAATAAAGTATTATACGGACATTGCGCCCTTTTTGTTGCCTCACATCAAAGGGCGGCCCCTGGTGATGAAACGCTATCCCCACGGCGTGTCAGGTGAATATTTTTACCACAAGGAATGTCCGGATTATGCACCCGAATGGATGCAAACCGTCAGCATCAGGCACAGTAAAAAAAGGGTAAATTATATTGTCTGTCATGATACGGCCACACTGGTTTGGCTGGCTAATCAGGGTTGCATTGAAATGCACGCCTGGCTATCCCGCCATCCCCGGGTGGAATATCCGGATTTAGCGGTTATTGATTTGGATCCGGGCCGGCAGGCTGCCTTTCAAGATGTCCTGGCGGTGGCCGAAGTGGTGCGCCAAGTGCTTGATTACCTTGGTTTACTGGGTTTTCCCAAAACCTCGGGAGCGGCAGGGATACATATTTTTATTCCCATAAGGCCTGTTTATACTTTCCGGGAAGTCACCGGTGCGATGGAGTGGCTGGCCGGTTTGGTAACCCGGGCAGTGCCCGACAAGGCCACCGTCACCAGGGCGCTGGCAGCAAGGGAACCCCACAAAGTATATGTAGACTATTTGCAAAACACCCGGGGTAAAAGTATGGCCTGGACTTATAGCTTAAGACCGTTGCCCGGAGCGCCTGTATCAACCCCTGTTTTATGGGAAGAAATCGAAGCCGGATGTATCATGCCGTCAGATTTCACCCTCAATACTGTCTTCTGCCGGCTGAAGGAACTGGGGGATTTGCACCATGACATGTTTAAGCAGGCGCAGGACTTATCCCAAATTCTTTCTTTAACGGCGAATTCATAA
- a CDS encoding ATP-binding protein, translating to MFKIFKNKSFATQIMVTVSAILLIPILVMVYDIFFAGAKDEMLLKTKEERLGTMVKATVRELNSFLQYQAGSTDPQVSAKTLEGLANTFKMAAKPLSEANPGVRLGLYVPATKDLYVYGFLHQYRPQTPEEKKAREQRILNEASSGITAVTATKEPLSRITGSLGDQTFEYLMPVMHKNQLVAIAWADEQVHPVFAQSRQFSLITRYLTLFGLIFGLGAALYVIHNLASEVQVIKNGLLSMEEDIDKRLPAMPGEIGEVVQAINNLADSLKEKKRLQEELMRSERLAALGRLVTGVAHELRNPLGIVKATVQVMEGEFKSLQELKEYTRVICEQVDRGNKVIQELLDFGRPSKPIVSPTDINGLLDSVLTFTSPMLRQNKIQLTKDFSANLPAAAIEGDKIKQVFVNLILNAIQAMPGGGKLTIQTATAPGFIHVSFTDTGQGIAARHLPHIFDPFYSTKEEGAGLGLSICHQIVRMHGGKIWVAQTSPAGTTFTVSLPQANLQEGCDID from the coding sequence GTGTTTAAAATTTTTAAAAATAAATCCTTTGCCACACAAATTATGGTAACAGTTTCAGCTATTTTGTTAATTCCTATCCTGGTTATGGTTTATGACATTTTTTTTGCCGGGGCTAAGGATGAAATGTTGCTAAAAACCAAAGAAGAACGATTGGGTACCATGGTTAAAGCCACAGTACGCGAGCTCAACAGTTTTCTGCAATACCAAGCTGGTTCAACAGACCCGCAAGTATCTGCCAAAACACTGGAGGGCCTGGCAAATACTTTTAAGATGGCCGCCAAACCGTTGTCTGAGGCTAATCCAGGGGTTCGCTTGGGACTCTATGTTCCTGCCACCAAAGATCTTTATGTATATGGCTTTTTGCACCAGTACCGCCCGCAAACGCCGGAAGAAAAAAAAGCACGGGAACAGCGCATATTAAATGAAGCCTCATCCGGCATCACGGCGGTAACCGCCACCAAAGAACCCCTTTCCCGCATTACCGGTTCTCTGGGTGATCAAACCTTCGAATACCTGATGCCGGTTATGCATAAGAACCAACTGGTTGCCATTGCCTGGGCGGATGAACAAGTTCACCCGGTGTTTGCCCAAAGCAGGCAGTTCAGCCTGATAACCCGCTACCTGACACTTTTCGGTTTGATCTTCGGTCTTGGGGCCGCTCTTTACGTCATTCACAACCTGGCCTCGGAAGTGCAAGTTATTAAGAATGGCCTATTAAGCATGGAGGAAGATATAGATAAGAGATTGCCGGCAATGCCGGGGGAAATCGGTGAAGTTGTGCAAGCTATCAATAATTTGGCAGACTCTTTAAAGGAAAAGAAAAGGTTGCAGGAAGAATTGATGCGCTCTGAGCGACTGGCAGCCCTTGGCCGCTTGGTGACCGGGGTTGCCCATGAATTAAGAAATCCGTTGGGCATAGTTAAGGCCACAGTTCAGGTCATGGAGGGAGAATTTAAGTCATTACAGGAGTTAAAAGAATATACCCGGGTTATTTGCGAACAAGTTGACCGGGGTAATAAAGTTATTCAAGAATTACTGGACTTCGGGCGGCCCAGCAAGCCTATTGTCAGCCCCACCGATATAAACGGGCTTCTTGATTCGGTATTGACTTTCACCTCCCCCATGCTGCGGCAAAATAAAATCCAACTGACCAAGGATTTTTCTGCCAACCTGCCGGCTGCGGCCATTGAAGGAGATAAAATAAAGCAGGTTTTTGTCAACTTAATTTTAAATGCTATCCAAGCGATGCCCGGCGGAGGTAAGCTGACAATACAAACCGCAACTGCACCGGGATTTATTCATGTTAGCTTTACGGACACCGGCCAGGGCATCGCTGCCCGGCACTTGCCGCACATTTTTGATCCTTTTTACAGCACCAAGGAAGAGGGGGCCGGGTTGGGTTTATCCATCTGTCACCAGATTGTCCGCATGCACGGCGGTAAAATATGGGTGGCGCAAACTTCGCCTGCCGGCACTACTTTTACCGTCAGCCTGCCCCAAGCCAACCTGCAGGAAGGATGTGATATCGATTGA
- a CDS encoding DUF2294 domain-containing protein: MSRQILLERQICEAFIKFQRELVGRGPEITRAMICRDMVIVRSKGVLTKEEKHVSNSRKGRALVKQLRMELRESYLEQIEKLIADLTNCQVVSSHGDISIRTGEQIEVFILNTDLEKKLKSI, from the coding sequence TTGAGCCGGCAGATATTGCTAGAGAGACAAATTTGTGAAGCCTTTATAAAGTTTCAACGGGAACTGGTAGGCCGAGGACCGGAAATCACCAGGGCCATGATTTGCCGGGATATGGTAATTGTTCGGTCCAAAGGTGTTCTTACCAAAGAAGAAAAGCATGTAAGCAACAGCCGCAAAGGCCGGGCGCTGGTGAAACAGCTTCGCATGGAATTGCGGGAGTCATACCTTGAGCAAATTGAGAAGTTGATTGCTGATTTAACCAATTGCCAGGTTGTAAGCAGCCACGGTGACATCAGTATTCGCACCGGGGAACAAATTGAAGTATTCATTCTCAATACGGATCTGGAAAAAAAATTAAAATCAATCTGA